A single window of Leclercia adecarboxylata DNA harbors:
- a CDS encoding YfiM family lipoprotein gives MGCLVLSGCSHMAQDSWSGQDKAQHFLASAMLSAAGNEYAQRQGFSRDRSAAYGLMFSVSLGASKELWDSRPAGSGWSWKDFAWDIAGATTGYTLWQLAEH, from the coding sequence ATGGGCTGTCTGGTACTGTCTGGCTGCAGCCATATGGCTCAGGATAGCTGGTCTGGTCAGGATAAAGCGCAACACTTTTTAGCCTCGGCGATGCTATCGGCGGCGGGCAATGAATACGCTCAACGCCAGGGTTTTAGTCGCGATCGCAGCGCGGCATACGGCCTGATGTTTTCGGTAAGCCTGGGAGCATCGAAGGAGCTGTGGGACAGCCGCCCGGCGGGGAGCGGCTGGAGCTGGAAAGATTTTGCCTGGGATATCGCCGGGGCTACGACCGGCTATACCCTGTGGCAACTGGCAGAGCACTAA